The Blautia hydrogenotrophica DSM 10507 genome window below encodes:
- a CDS encoding sugar ABC transporter substrate-binding protein: MKKRILAMVLSTALVAGTLLGCGSSGDSSAQTDENAGSAKTEDTESDEEGWTVGVATPNNAVPFFARLNAGMEETAEKYNITLKIQDANDDTNTQVNQVETFIQQGVDMIIMMPTQLESLIPAAKKVNDAGIPFMTVNRMLSAESAKDVGVDMITYVGADDYSGGQKQGELLAQLLGDSGKVVLIQGTLGTSMCTQRQAGLEDYLAENAPGIEIVDMQASNQDQTQAITVMQNFLTKYAEGEIDAVVAQDPYSAIGACDAIKDAGRTELYEKVIGFDYPEEVKDYISQGLMYGSVIQAPYDQGVLAMETVYQYFTEGSDGIEENTFTELPIVYKDNVDEYDPAW; the protein is encoded by the coding sequence ATGAAAAAGCGTATTTTAGCAATGGTGTTATCGACGGCTTTAGTAGCTGGAACTTTGTTGGGGTGTGGTAGTTCTGGGGATTCTTCTGCACAGACAGATGAGAACGCGGGTTCAGCAAAGACAGAGGATACAGAAAGTGACGAGGAGGGATGGACAGTCGGAGTGGCTACGCCGAACAATGCAGTTCCATTTTTTGCAAGGTTAAATGCCGGTATGGAAGAGACTGCTGAGAAATATAATATTACTTTGAAGATTCAAGATGCGAATGATGATACCAACACGCAGGTGAATCAGGTGGAGACATTTATTCAGCAAGGTGTGGATATGATTATCATGATGCCTACGCAGCTAGAATCTTTGATACCAGCGGCTAAGAAAGTAAATGATGCGGGGATTCCATTCATGACGGTGAACCGTATGCTGAGTGCCGAGAGCGCCAAAGATGTAGGGGTGGATATGATTACCTATGTAGGAGCCGATGATTACAGCGGAGGCCAGAAGCAAGGAGAGCTGTTGGCTCAGCTCTTAGGAGATAGTGGCAAGGTTGTGTTGATTCAAGGAACACTCGGAACTTCTATGTGCACGCAAAGGCAGGCAGGCTTAGAAGATTATTTGGCTGAGAATGCCCCGGGGATTGAGATTGTGGATATGCAGGCGTCCAATCAAGATCAGACTCAGGCAATTACGGTGATGCAGAATTTCCTGACAAAATACGCGGAAGGGGAGATAGACGCTGTGGTGGCTCAGGACCCGTACTCAGCGATTGGTGCTTGTGATGCGATCAAAGATGCAGGCAGAACAGAATTGTATGAAAAAGTGATTGGCTTTGATTATCCGGAAGAGGTGAAAGACTATATCAGCCAGGGCCTCATGTATGGCAGTGTTATTCAGGCTCCTTATGACCAGGGGGTACTTGCAATGGAGACCGTGTATCAGTATTTTACAGAAGGTAGTGACGGTATAGAGGAAAATACCTTTACAGAGCTTCCGATTGTGTACAAGGATAATGTGGATGAATATGATCCTGCTTGGTAA
- a CDS encoding lactate racemase domain-containing protein → MKEKSVVSILLQDAYIPKMAKVRQNFPRPLVENPAARVRELYFQQKIRKMVKPGMSVAVTCGSRKIANLKEIIREICVCTKELGAHPFIIPAMGSHGGATAEGQREIIEGYGVTEEYCQAPIKSSMEVVKIGYTQEGQEVYIDKNAAGADGIIVVGRIKPHTDFRGPYESGVMKMMVIGLGKQHGAEVFHRSGPKHMAHNIPLFGKAIIEHAPILFGFAIIENAYDETAQIEVMPREEIEGKEPPLLEEAKRLMAKSYIEDVDLLIVDQVGKDISGDGMDPNITGRFCNPYVSGGMNAKKMAVLDISEDSHGQMVGIGYGDTTTRRAFEKCDLEASYPNALTSTTFSPFRIPLILKNDREAIGACLKYCGDNDKERPRVIRIKDTLHMGEIWVSEALIPEVEKHPYMEVMTELMELPFDEKGNLW, encoded by the coding sequence ATGAAAGAAAAGAGCGTAGTGAGCATCTTACTTCAGGACGCGTATATTCCAAAGATGGCAAAAGTAAGACAAAATTTTCCACGGCCGTTGGTTGAGAATCCGGCGGCGCGGGTTCGAGAGCTGTATTTTCAACAAAAAATACGGAAAATGGTAAAACCAGGCATGTCTGTAGCTGTGACCTGTGGAAGCCGCAAAATCGCAAATTTGAAAGAAATTATAAGGGAAATTTGCGTATGCACAAAAGAATTAGGAGCGCATCCGTTTATCATACCTGCAATGGGAAGTCATGGGGGTGCTACTGCAGAAGGACAAAGAGAGATTATTGAAGGATACGGCGTGACAGAAGAGTACTGTCAAGCTCCCATTAAATCTTCCATGGAAGTGGTTAAAATTGGATATACGCAAGAAGGGCAGGAAGTTTACATTGACAAGAATGCTGCTGGGGCAGATGGAATTATTGTCGTTGGCAGAATAAAACCTCATACAGATTTTCGAGGGCCATATGAGAGCGGTGTGATGAAGATGATGGTCATAGGGCTTGGAAAACAGCATGGTGCTGAGGTATTTCACAGAAGCGGTCCTAAGCATATGGCTCATAACATCCCGCTGTTTGGAAAGGCGATTATAGAACATGCGCCAATCCTGTTTGGTTTTGCAATTATAGAGAATGCTTACGATGAGACCGCGCAGATCGAGGTAATGCCCAGGGAAGAGATTGAGGGAAAGGAACCACCGTTGCTAGAGGAGGCCAAAAGGTTGATGGCAAAAAGCTATATTGAGGATGTGGATTTGCTGATTGTCGATCAGGTAGGAAAGGATATCTCCGGAGATGGGATGGACCCGAATATTACGGGGAGATTTTGCAACCCTTATGTGAGTGGGGGAATGAACGCAAAAAAGATGGCTGTTTTGGATATCTCCGAGGATAGCCATGGGCAGATGGTAGGAATTGGATATGGCGATACAACGACACGTAGGGCTTTTGAAAAATGTGATCTTGAGGCGTCATATCCCAATGCGCTTACTTCTACGACGTTTTCTCCTTTTCGAATTCCTCTGATACTGAAGAATGATAGAGAGGCGATTGGCGCTTGCCTGAAGTACTGCGGCGACAACGATAAGGAACGTCCGCGGGTGATCAGAATCAAAGATACTTTGCATATGGGGGAAATTTGGGTTTCGGAAGCTTTGATTCCAGAGGTGGAAAAACATCCCTATATGGAAGTGATGACGGAGTTAATGGAACTGCCCTTTGATGAAAAAGGGAATCTATGGTGA
- a CDS encoding GntR family transcriptional regulator: MSIHTESITDQCYDLIWKKILNKEYLPGEQIPTKQIAEDNGISVMPVRLALRELTNNGIVLNKARVGFFVRDFTNQEMLDISRTRKNYFSYLNLDRLREIYDVIYENEGDKFSNIKYQESDLALHSEFVLGIPNAFLKREYIRLKPLFAMVMIRDSSMEDILVSREEHLDILRNIFSNDQEGTIRALAKHLDRVELSIS; the protein is encoded by the coding sequence GTGAGTATTCATACAGAGAGTATCACAGATCAATGTTATGATTTGATCTGGAAGAAAATACTGAATAAGGAGTATCTCCCAGGAGAACAGATTCCAACAAAGCAAATTGCAGAGGATAATGGAATTAGTGTGATGCCTGTGAGGTTGGCGCTGAGAGAGCTGACGAACAACGGAATTGTACTCAATAAGGCGAGAGTAGGTTTTTTTGTCCGAGATTTTACGAATCAGGAGATGCTGGATATTTCCAGAACTCGAAAAAACTATTTTTCATATTTAAATTTAGACAGACTACGCGAGATTTATGACGTGATTTATGAGAATGAAGGAGATAAATTCAGTAATATCAAATATCAGGAGTCTGATTTAGCTCTGCACAGTGAATTTGTTTTGGGAATTCCCAATGCATTCTTAAAAAGAGAGTATATACGTTTAAAACCGCTGTTCGCGATGGTTATGATTCGAGACAGCAGTATGGAGGATATACTTGTTTCTAGAGAAGAACATCTAGATATTCTGAGAAACATTTTTTCAAATGACCAGGAGGGAACCATTCGTGCTCTGGCTAAACATTTAGACAGAGTGGAACTTTCGATAAGTTAA
- a CDS encoding acetamidase/formamidase family protein, whose translation MKKVDIKHKFFYYDEAEEPVMHVKSGDQIQFESEDCFQNLLTDESVVKSDLLKKGVIINPSNGPVYVDGAKPGDTLKVHIDDIELTDRYGTMALIAEEFGVLGKYFEKEETVKVPIIDGIAEFFGGKVKIPVKPMVGVLAVTPKGDAAPTSTPGTYGGNMDCKYINKGTTLYLPVAVEGALLGMGDVHALQGDGEVLASLECPAKITVTIEVIPGRQEQWPVLETEDCWYVLTSGEDIDEANPLALEAMAEFLIKRGAGLDKIEWLMMMGIVGNIEICQIVDPKQTARFGMPKSIAGDIRF comes from the coding sequence ATGAAAAAAGTAGATATCAAACATAAATTTTTTTATTACGATGAAGCGGAAGAACCGGTTATGCATGTGAAGTCCGGCGATCAGATTCAGTTTGAATCGGAGGATTGTTTTCAGAATCTGCTTACCGATGAGTCGGTTGTAAAGAGTGATCTGCTGAAAAAGGGAGTTATTATCAACCCTTCCAATGGGCCGGTATATGTGGATGGCGCAAAGCCAGGAGATACACTGAAGGTGCATATCGATGATATTGAGCTGACGGATCGGTATGGTACGATGGCTTTGATCGCAGAAGAATTCGGCGTGCTGGGGAAGTATTTTGAGAAAGAAGAGACGGTAAAAGTTCCTATTATTGATGGCATTGCTGAGTTTTTTGGCGGTAAGGTGAAAATCCCCGTAAAACCTATGGTAGGTGTCCTGGCAGTTACTCCTAAGGGGGATGCGGCGCCAACTAGTACTCCTGGAACTTACGGTGGCAACATGGACTGCAAGTATATCAATAAAGGGACTACTCTGTATTTGCCGGTTGCGGTAGAAGGTGCACTTTTGGGGATGGGTGACGTTCATGCTCTGCAAGGAGACGGGGAGGTCCTAGCTTCCCTGGAATGCCCGGCTAAGATCACGGTTACTATCGAGGTGATTCCGGGCAGACAGGAACAGTGGCCGGTTTTGGAGACAGAAGACTGTTGGTATGTCCTGACTTCGGGTGAAGACATTGATGAGGCCAATCCATTGGCGTTAGAGGCTATGGCAGAATTTCTGATTAAGAGAGGCGCGGGTTTGGATAAAATCGAATGGCTCATGATGATGGGAATTGTGGGAAATATTGAGATTTGCCAGATCGTAGATCCTAAGCAGACCGCTAGATTTGGGATGCCAAAATCAATTGCCGGAGATATCAGGTTTTAA
- a CDS encoding mannitol dehydrogenase family protein: MKLDKLGLSFYKDWEEKGYSLPEYDREAVAEYTHEHPQWIHFGAGNIFRAFQANLAQTLLNRGAIHTGLIVAEGYDYEIIENMYHPHDGLSILVTLKANGTIEKTVIGSIVEALTLDSDHFKEFQRLQDIFKKETLQFASFTITEKGYNLKDNSGNFLPSVLQDMEHGPNLPKSYIGKITALLYARFLAGQSPLAMVSMDNCSHNGTKLYRAVRAFAQRWTDLNFTEKEFLSYIDTPQKVSFPWTMIDKITPRPDLSIKKLLTKDGIEDLEPFITGKNTYIAPFVNAEESEYLVIEDSFPNGRPSLEKSGVVFASRETVDKVEKMKVCTCLNPLHTALAIFGCLLGYELISTEMKDSTLRRLVEGIGYREGLPVAVDPEILNPQEFLDTVLTIRIPNPFMPDTPQRIMTDTSQKLAVRFGETIKAYANSPDLSVSDLKLIPLVLAGWLRYLMAIDDNGLPFQLSPDPMLDTLCPYLSGVTLGSKFQAKKLLEPILKSQQIFGVDLFEIEMADLVSTYFEEMTSSTGAVRRTLEKYVQ; encoded by the coding sequence ATGAAATTAGACAAACTGGGACTGAGCTTTTACAAAGACTGGGAAGAAAAGGGATACTCACTTCCTGAATATGATCGTGAAGCTGTCGCCGAATATACACATGAGCATCCTCAGTGGATTCATTTTGGTGCAGGAAATATCTTCCGCGCCTTCCAGGCCAATCTTGCGCAGACTCTTTTGAATCGCGGCGCTATCCACACCGGACTGATTGTCGCAGAAGGATATGACTACGAAATTATCGAAAACATGTACCACCCCCACGATGGGCTCAGTATCCTAGTCACTTTAAAGGCCAATGGAACTATAGAAAAAACAGTAATCGGCAGTATTGTAGAAGCTCTCACTTTAGATTCCGATCACTTCAAAGAATTCCAACGGCTGCAAGATATTTTCAAAAAAGAGACCCTTCAGTTTGCCAGTTTTACAATCACAGAAAAGGGGTATAACTTAAAAGACAACAGTGGAAATTTCCTGCCATCCGTTTTACAAGACATGGAACACGGCCCTAATCTGCCAAAAAGTTATATAGGAAAAATCACCGCTCTTTTGTACGCCCGGTTTCTCGCGGGTCAAAGCCCCCTTGCCATGGTAAGTATGGATAACTGTTCCCACAATGGAACCAAACTGTATCGTGCCGTACGTGCATTTGCTCAGAGATGGACCGATTTAAATTTCACAGAAAAAGAATTTCTCTCTTACATTGACACGCCTCAAAAGGTATCTTTCCCCTGGACCATGATCGACAAAATTACACCTCGTCCTGATCTTTCTATCAAAAAACTGCTCACAAAAGACGGTATCGAAGATCTAGAACCTTTCATCACTGGTAAAAATACCTACATCGCGCCGTTTGTGAACGCGGAGGAAAGTGAATATCTCGTCATAGAAGATAGCTTTCCTAATGGCCGGCCATCCCTTGAAAAAAGTGGCGTAGTCTTTGCCAGTCGAGAAACTGTAGACAAAGTTGAAAAAATGAAAGTATGCACCTGTCTCAATCCGCTGCACACTGCCCTAGCCATCTTCGGCTGCCTACTGGGCTATGAACTCATCTCCACAGAGATGAAAGACTCTACCTTGCGCAGACTCGTGGAAGGAATCGGTTATCGCGAAGGACTCCCTGTCGCGGTAGACCCTGAGATCTTAAATCCACAAGAATTCCTGGACACCGTTTTAACCATCAGAATCCCCAATCCTTTTATGCCCGATACGCCACAGCGTATCATGACAGATACTTCTCAGAAATTAGCGGTTCGTTTTGGAGAAACCATAAAAGCTTACGCCAATTCTCCAGATCTCTCTGTGTCTGACTTAAAACTAATCCCTCTCGTTCTGGCAGGTTGGCTCCGTTATCTCATGGCTATCGATGACAACGGCCTTCCCTTTCAACTAAGCCCAGACCCCATGCTGGATACTCTGTGTCCCTATTTATCCGGCGTGACACTTGGCTCGAAATTTCAAGCCAAAAAACTTTTGGAACCTATATTGAAAAGTCAGCAGATCTTCGGCGTCGACCTTTTCGAGATCGAAATGGCAGACCTTGTCTCCACCTATTTTGAAGAAATGACCTCTAGCACAGGGGCAGTTCGAAGAACCTTGGAAAAATATGTCCAATGA
- the uxaC gene encoding glucuronate isomerase: MRLFMDQDFLLQTDTAKELYHECAAKLPIIDYHCHVNPREIAQNQKFQNLTQLWLKEDHYKWRLMRMSGVEERYITGKASDWEKFEKWVETLERSVGNPLYHWCHLELQRYFGYYGVLNTENRKEVWDFCSQKLSRGEIGARELIKQSRVALICTTDDPTDSLRWHRELREDTQFVTQVLPTWRPDRLLEIEKDGFLQYIEKLEQLSEVKIQSVADLKSAAEKRMDYFQEFGCKLADHGMENIYCVRQSREEVEAVLKKRLRGESIAEEEIMKYKMELLSFFASQYQKRNWTMQLHLGCHRNSNTREFQRLGADTGFDCINNEVSSKHVIGFLDELNIRGNLPRMLIYCLNSADYEMIGAAVSCFSEPFLSQKVQLGAAWWFHDCKAGIEKQLEVFANLGSLGNFVGMLTDSRSFLSYVRHEYFRRILCNLLGKWVEDGECPRDKRHLNRIVRDICCKNAVRYFGFNLNTI; this comes from the coding sequence ATGAGACTGTTTATGGATCAGGATTTTTTGTTGCAGACGGATACCGCTAAGGAACTATACCATGAGTGCGCCGCTAAACTTCCGATTATAGATTACCATTGTCATGTGAACCCAAGGGAGATCGCTCAGAATCAAAAATTTCAGAATCTGACGCAGCTTTGGCTCAAGGAAGATCATTATAAATGGCGTCTGATGCGGATGAGTGGGGTAGAGGAAAGATATATTACGGGGAAGGCGAGTGACTGGGAAAAGTTTGAAAAGTGGGTGGAGACGTTGGAACGAAGTGTGGGAAATCCGCTGTATCACTGGTGCCATTTGGAGTTACAGCGATATTTTGGATATTATGGAGTGCTGAACACAGAGAATCGAAAAGAGGTCTGGGACTTTTGTAGTCAAAAGCTGTCTCGAGGAGAAATAGGGGCGAGGGAGCTGATTAAGCAATCTCGGGTAGCACTCATCTGTACAACGGACGATCCTACGGACTCTCTGAGATGGCATAGGGAATTGAGAGAGGATACACAGTTTGTAACCCAAGTTCTGCCTACCTGGCGGCCGGACAGACTGTTGGAGATTGAAAAAGATGGTTTTTTGCAGTATATAGAGAAGCTGGAACAGCTCAGTGAGGTGAAGATTCAGTCAGTCGCTGATTTGAAGTCAGCAGCCGAGAAAAGAATGGATTATTTTCAGGAGTTTGGATGTAAGCTTGCAGATCACGGAATGGAAAATATTTACTGTGTAAGGCAGTCGAGAGAGGAAGTGGAAGCCGTGTTAAAAAAAAGGCTGCGCGGAGAAAGTATCGCCGAGGAAGAAATTATGAAATATAAGATGGAGTTGCTCTCATTTTTTGCATCGCAGTACCAAAAGAGAAATTGGACAATGCAGCTTCATCTGGGGTGTCATAGAAACAGCAATACGCGAGAGTTTCAGAGATTGGGGGCAGATACTGGCTTTGACTGTATCAATAATGAGGTTTCTTCCAAACACGTGATCGGTTTTTTGGATGAACTGAACATAAGGGGAAATTTGCCGCGGATGTTGATCTATTGTTTGAACTCAGCTGACTATGAAATGATAGGTGCGGCTGTGAGCTGTTTTTCAGAGCCATTTTTGTCTCAGAAAGTGCAATTAGGAGCGGCCTGGTGGTTTCATGACTGCAAAGCGGGGATTGAGAAGCAGCTCGAGGTCTTTGCAAATTTAGGGAGTTTGGGAAATTTTGTGGGTATGCTTACCGATTCCAGAAGCTTTCTGTCTTATGTGAGGCATGAATACTTCCGAAGAATTTTGTGTAATCTATTAGGAAAGTGGGTAGAAGATGGAGAGTGCCCTAGAGATAAGAGGCATCTTAATAGGATTGTCAGAGATATCTGCTGTAAAAATGCAGTGAGATATTTTGGCTTCAATTTGAATACAATATAA
- a CDS encoding ABC transporter permease — protein sequence MSEHASIRKRFKISKNRREITMFFVMLGMFAVGFVISPAFRSVNNVLNILNQNAIYGIMALGMGCVILTGAIDLSAGSIVALVGVIATPLFRDYGFVAGLFGGLATGAGLGLINGLIITKGKIGYFVTTLGMMSIARGAVYIITGGVPIQGVPSEYNVIGMGKIGVVPVAALIWLIALIVMYSVLKYTRLGQYLYAIGGSENASWLSGIDTDKMKIIAFTLEGFLCAIAGLILNTRVLMATADAADGYEMTVIASCIIGGMAIDGGKGNIVGSAVGAIIMGLILNILQLMGVSSYWQKAVTGLIIIVAVGIDRFSNTRKE from the coding sequence ATGAGTGAACATGCAAGTATACGGAAGCGATTTAAAATAAGCAAAAATCGGCGTGAAATCACAATGTTTTTTGTAATGCTGGGAATGTTTGCAGTGGGATTTGTCATCTCACCGGCGTTTCGCTCTGTCAATAATGTGCTGAATATTCTAAATCAAAATGCCATCTATGGGATTATGGCTTTGGGAATGGGATGTGTGATTCTTACGGGGGCAATTGATCTCTCAGCCGGCTCCATTGTGGCTTTGGTAGGCGTCATAGCGACACCGCTGTTTCGGGATTATGGATTTGTGGCAGGCCTGTTTGGGGGACTTGCCACGGGAGCCGGTTTAGGGCTCATCAATGGACTGATTATCACAAAGGGAAAAATCGGATATTTTGTGACGACGCTTGGAATGATGTCTATTGCGAGAGGGGCAGTTTATATCATCACTGGCGGGGTCCCTATTCAGGGGGTACCCAGCGAATACAATGTGATCGGTATGGGAAAAATCGGGGTGGTTCCAGTAGCGGCACTGATTTGGCTAATTGCGCTGATTGTGATGTACTCAGTGTTGAAGTATACAAGGTTGGGACAGTACTTATATGCAATCGGTGGAAGTGAGAATGCGTCCTGGCTGTCTGGAATCGATACCGATAAAATGAAGATTATAGCTTTTACACTGGAAGGATTTCTGTGTGCAATAGCAGGTTTGATTTTGAACACTAGGGTTTTAATGGCTACAGCAGATGCGGCAGATGGTTATGAGATGACGGTTATTGCTTCCTGTATCATTGGTGGAATGGCGATTGACGGCGGTAAAGGAAATATTGTCGGTTCTGCGGTTGGAGCGATCATCATGGGACTGATCTTAAATATTTTGCAGCTTATGGGGGTATCCAGTTACTGGCAGAAGGCGGTGACGGGCTTGATTATCATTGTAGCTGTTGGAATCGACCGTTTTTCCAATACACGGAAAGAGTAA
- the uxuA gene encoding mannonate dehydratase has translation MEMTLRWYGSKFDTVTLKQIRQIPGVTGVITTLYDTSPGEIWSRERIRSLKKEIETSGLHISGIESVNVHDAIKAGCSDRDFYIDNYIQTLENLGLEDLHLVCYNFMPVFDWTRTELARVRDDGSTVLAYTQEAVDALKPEEMFHSISNHTNGAVMPGWEPERMEHIKELFSLYQNINEEQLFQNLQYFLERVMPVCDKYQINLAIHPDDPAWSVFGLPRIITNKENILRMLKAVDNPHNGVTFCSGSYGTNLENDLPDMIRSFKGRIHFAHVRNLKFHSPTNFEEAAHLSSDGTFDMYEIMKALYETGFSGPIRPDHGRMIWDEVAMPGYGLYDRALGAAYLNGLWEAIEKGAGSI, from the coding sequence ATGGAAATGACATTGAGATGGTACGGCAGTAAATTTGATACCGTTACCTTAAAACAAATCAGACAGATTCCCGGTGTCACCGGCGTCATCACCACCTTATATGACACCTCTCCCGGTGAAATCTGGAGCCGTGAACGCATTCGCTCGCTAAAAAAAGAAATTGAAACCTCCGGTCTGCACATTTCCGGCATTGAAAGTGTCAATGTACACGACGCCATCAAAGCAGGCTGTTCAGACAGAGACTTCTATATTGACAATTATATCCAAACACTGGAAAACCTTGGCCTAGAAGACCTTCACCTGGTCTGTTATAATTTCATGCCTGTGTTTGATTGGACCCGGACAGAATTGGCCCGTGTAAGAGACGACGGTTCCACTGTCTTAGCCTACACCCAGGAGGCCGTCGATGCACTTAAGCCAGAGGAAATGTTTCATTCCATCTCCAATCATACCAATGGAGCTGTCATGCCGGGTTGGGAACCTGAGCGTATGGAACATATCAAAGAACTGTTCTCACTCTATCAAAATATAAATGAGGAACAGCTATTTCAAAATCTCCAATACTTTCTAGAGAGAGTCATGCCCGTCTGCGACAAATACCAGATTAATCTGGCGATACACCCCGATGATCCTGCATGGAGTGTATTCGGACTTCCTCGAATTATCACAAACAAAGAAAATATCCTTCGTATGCTGAAAGCAGTGGATAATCCTCATAACGGCGTGACCTTTTGTTCTGGTTCCTATGGAACCAATCTGGAAAATGATCTTCCGGATATGATACGTTCATTCAAAGGCCGCATTCACTTTGCACACGTGAGAAATCTGAAATTTCATTCTCCCACAAATTTCGAGGAAGCTGCCCATCTGTCCTCTGATGGCACTTTTGATATGTATGAAATCATGAAGGCCCTATATGAAACTGGTTTTTCCGGTCCAATACGTCCGGACCATGGACGCATGATCTGGGACGAGGTAGCCATGCCCGGATATGGACTCTATGACCGTGCTCTAGGAGCCGCGTATTTAAATGGCCTCTGGGAAGCCATTGAGAAAGGAGCTGGCAGTATATGA
- a CDS encoding sugar ABC transporter ATP-binding protein: MAESDYILQVVQVSKAFGANKVLKEVNLNVRKGEVHGLIGANGAGKSTLMKILDGVYTNYEGELYIRGSKVKFKDPWDAQNKGIAMIHQELDLVTNLDVCSNIYLGREKMGTGKISLDRHSMYQEAQELLDSLKFDIQADVQVGKLSPAKQQLILVARCVSMGAEIIIMDEPTSSLSHSETEKLFAEIQKLKEMGKSIIYISHYLEEIFRVCDTVSVLRDGQMITSERIEACTQNKLVEWMVGKKTDIGKKFFRKNPPGDEILTIQDFSQKGGIVQNVSLSVRSGEVLGIAGVVGAGRSELAKLIFGAMPKESGSMKFSGKDVTVKSPRQAVKLGMALIPEDRKTEGMILKRSIYDNICLIDYNNHLHGRFINYQAARKKAEQMKSYMGIVCHSMNQEITSLSGGNQQKAVMGKWLSVRPAVLILDQPTRGVDVGAKKEIYELIHELAEEGTAILLISDELEELINLSDRILVLKKGRVTKEYDNQERSTEKTRLLNSMVN, from the coding sequence ATGGCAGAATCTGACTACATACTGCAGGTTGTACAGGTGTCTAAGGCATTCGGCGCAAATAAGGTACTAAAAGAAGTAAATCTCAATGTGAGAAAAGGTGAGGTACACGGATTAATCGGCGCGAATGGCGCCGGGAAATCCACCCTGATGAAGATTTTAGATGGAGTTTACACGAACTATGAAGGTGAGTTGTATATCCGTGGAAGCAAGGTAAAATTCAAAGATCCATGGGATGCTCAAAATAAAGGAATTGCCATGATACATCAGGAATTAGATTTGGTGACAAACCTGGATGTGTGCAGCAATATTTATCTCGGACGGGAAAAAATGGGAACCGGAAAGATCTCCTTGGACCGGCACAGCATGTATCAGGAGGCTCAAGAACTGTTGGACAGCCTAAAATTTGACATCCAGGCGGATGTCCAGGTAGGAAAGCTTTCACCAGCAAAACAACAATTGATTTTGGTGGCCCGCTGCGTGTCCATGGGAGCAGAGATCATCATTATGGACGAACCGACCTCTTCCTTGTCTCATTCTGAGACGGAAAAGTTGTTTGCGGAAATTCAAAAATTAAAAGAGATGGGCAAGAGTATCATCTATATTTCACATTATTTAGAGGAAATCTTTCGAGTCTGCGACACGGTCAGTGTTTTGCGGGACGGACAGATGATTACCAGTGAACGGATTGAAGCGTGCACACAGAATAAGCTGGTGGAATGGATGGTTGGAAAGAAGACAGATATAGGAAAAAAATTCTTTCGAAAGAATCCTCCTGGAGATGAAATCTTAACTATACAGGACTTTTCTCAAAAAGGAGGAATTGTACAAAATGTGTCTTTGTCTGTGCGAAGCGGAGAAGTACTTGGGATTGCAGGAGTCGTGGGCGCAGGCAGGAGCGAACTGGCAAAGCTGATTTTCGGCGCAATGCCAAAGGAAAGCGGCAGTATGAAGTTTTCTGGGAAGGATGTCACGGTAAAATCCCCAAGGCAGGCCGTGAAACTGGGAATGGCTTTGATTCCAGAAGATAGGAAAACAGAAGGGATGATTTTAAAGAGAAGTATCTACGACAATATCTGCCTGATCGACTATAACAATCATCTGCACGGCCGGTTTATCAATTATCAGGCTGCTAGGAAAAAAGCAGAGCAGATGAAATCGTATATGGGGATTGTCTGCCACTCTATGAATCAGGAGATTACCTCTCTGAGCGGAGGCAACCAGCAAAAAGCGGTCATGGGTAAATGGCTGAGTGTCAGACCGGCTGTATTGATTTTGGACCAGCCCACACGAGGAGTAGATGTGGGGGCTAAGAAAGAAATCTATGAGCTGATTCATGAGCTGGCAGAGGAAGGAACAGCAATTCTTCTGATATCGGATGAGCTGGAGGAACTGATCAATTTAAGCGACAGAATTCTAGTATTGAAAAAAGGCAGGGTGACAAAAGAATATGACAACCAGGAGCGTTCTACGGAGAAGACACGATTGTTGAACTCCATGGTGAATTGA